A DNA window from Agarivorans sp. TSD2052 contains the following coding sequences:
- a CDS encoding 3-phosphoglycerate dehydrogenase family protein, producing the protein MPNIRTINNIHQQGLACFAEHYKVAEGQTAPDAIMLRSANLHDYDFPTEVKALARCGAGVNNIPIQRCTEQGIVVFNTPGANANAVKELVLGGMLLSARNIASGLSFIGELSPELDAKALQLMVEGEKKRFVGSELTGKTLGVIGLGAIGAEVAHAALALGMKVVGFDPALSVQAAWRLSSEVECADELKDLLALSDYVTLHVPANKHTQGLINSENLTAIKQGAVLLNFARGTIVDEDAILTALSQQQLAQYVTDFPSLALLNHPKVLMLPHLGASTNEAEQNCAVMAARQLIDFLENGNIHNSVNFPNIKLSRTEGFRLAFANENVPKVLSNVLALLSDMDINVIDMLNKSRNDVAYTLMDIATPATQSLLDAIAGVEHVFHVNAIGEHI; encoded by the coding sequence ATGCCGAATATTCGGACCATTAACAATATTCACCAACAAGGTTTAGCGTGTTTTGCTGAACACTATAAAGTTGCCGAAGGGCAAACTGCGCCTGATGCGATTATGTTGCGCAGTGCCAACTTACATGATTATGACTTCCCCACTGAAGTAAAAGCCTTAGCACGTTGTGGTGCTGGGGTTAACAATATTCCAATTCAACGCTGCACCGAGCAGGGTATCGTTGTGTTTAATACACCTGGCGCAAATGCCAATGCAGTAAAAGAGCTAGTATTAGGTGGAATGCTACTCAGCGCTAGAAATATCGCCTCAGGGCTTAGCTTTATTGGTGAGTTATCGCCAGAGCTTGATGCCAAAGCGTTGCAATTGATGGTTGAAGGTGAAAAGAAACGCTTTGTTGGCTCTGAGCTAACAGGCAAAACTTTAGGGGTAATAGGGCTAGGGGCGATTGGTGCCGAAGTGGCTCATGCCGCGTTAGCTTTGGGTATGAAAGTGGTGGGATTTGACCCCGCCCTCAGTGTCCAAGCTGCTTGGCGTTTATCTTCTGAGGTTGAATGTGCTGATGAGTTAAAAGACTTATTAGCGCTTAGCGACTACGTGACCTTGCATGTACCTGCTAATAAGCATACCCAAGGTTTGATCAATAGTGAGAATTTAACTGCCATTAAGCAAGGTGCGGTATTACTGAACTTTGCTCGCGGAACGATTGTAGATGAAGACGCCATACTGACCGCTTTATCGCAACAACAGCTGGCGCAATACGTGACTGACTTCCCTAGTTTAGCGCTACTCAATCATCCAAAGGTGTTGATGTTGCCGCATTTAGGTGCCAGTACTAATGAGGCTGAACAAAACTGTGCCGTGATGGCCGCAAGGCAGCTGATAGATTTTCTTGAAAACGGCAATATTCACAATTCAGTGAACTTCCCTAATATCAAGCTGAGTCGAACAGAGGGCTTTAGGCTCGCATTCGCCAATGAGAATGTACCTAAAGTTTTAAGCAATGTACTTGCCTTGCTTTCAGACATGGATATTAATGTTATCGACATGCTTAACAAAAGCCGTAACGATGTTGCTTATACCCTTATGGATATAGCAACGCCGGCCACTCAGAGTTTGCTAGATGCCATCGCTGGGGTTGAGCACGTATTTCATGTAAATGCGATTGGTGAGCATATTTAA
- a CDS encoding acyl-CoA thioesterase, with amino-acid sequence MNHYFRLLSMFIRHWFGSKTHQDPTDDFLITLRALPLDCDANMHLTNSRYFSFGDLGRIDMMLKTKLGAVAFEKRWLGVVNAQSVTYIRPIKPMSKIELHSKLLGWDEKYWYFEHRFIGHGTLYASILVRGVFIKNKKPVAMTNLLSLVDYHKPSPELPMRVIHWKQLLSTKKEESAPI; translated from the coding sequence ATGAATCATTATTTCCGGCTATTAAGCATGTTTATCCGCCATTGGTTTGGCAGCAAAACTCATCAAGATCCCACCGATGACTTCCTTATTACACTGCGAGCGTTGCCTCTAGACTGCGATGCCAATATGCACCTCACCAACTCCCGCTACTTTAGTTTTGGTGATTTAGGACGGATCGACATGATGTTAAAAACCAAGCTTGGCGCAGTAGCGTTTGAAAAACGCTGGTTAGGCGTAGTTAATGCGCAATCAGTAACGTATATACGACCTATCAAGCCGATGAGCAAAATTGAGTTACACAGTAAATTACTGGGTTGGGATGAAAAGTATTGGTATTTTGAGCATCGCTTTATCGGTCACGGTACGCTGTATGCCAGTATTTTAGTGCGAGGAGTATTTATCAAAAACAAAAAACCAGTCGCTATGACAAATCTACTTTCACTCGTTGATTACCATAAACCCTCTCCAGAACTGCCGATGCGAGTGATTCATTGGAAGCAGTTACTATCGACTAAAAAAGAAGAGTCTGCCCCCATATAG
- a CDS encoding NUDIX hydrolase — protein MASTAGALVICDQQLLLVERAIKPRKGCWDLPGGFIEYGESLEQGLHRELHEELGLTLDNQQIRYFGSYANQYRYNDVLYHTCDCFFICTLNRKPLLQAQDDVAAYQWHSLKNLPFETIAFTSVNQALKDLVKLPR, from the coding sequence ATGGCTTCAACCGCCGGTGCCTTAGTCATTTGCGACCAACAATTGCTACTGGTTGAACGAGCTATTAAGCCAAGAAAAGGATGCTGGGATCTACCAGGCGGCTTTATTGAGTATGGTGAGAGCTTAGAGCAAGGTTTACACAGAGAGTTACATGAAGAGTTAGGTTTGACCCTCGATAACCAACAGATCCGCTACTTCGGCTCCTATGCAAATCAATATCGCTATAACGATGTGCTTTACCATACTTGTGATTGCTTCTTTATCTGCACGCTAAACCGTAAACCGTTATTGCAGGCCCAAGATGACGTGGCTGCTTACCAGTGGCATTCTTTAAAAAACCTTCCTTTTGAGACAATCGCATTTACTTCAGTAAATCAAGCGCTTAAAGACCTCGTCAAATTACCCCGCTAA
- a CDS encoding DUF4902 domain-containing protein → MKTQASVQNTIKSSRYQVVPSSDGLVRLSIEQLNVLAFSHIISGLDNISAEEFNSEQAIFSGYTEWLYENVCAITLGWDWHWQWKNGQMQCQVKGFPRSNIQLQEDGFDVSPRCNDELLLQAIGDMVWQATTAEAIKSRYRKSPMSMD, encoded by the coding sequence ATGAAAACACAGGCAAGTGTACAGAATACAATCAAATCATCGCGCTATCAGGTTGTGCCTAGTAGTGATGGTTTGGTTAGATTATCGATTGAGCAGCTCAATGTGCTCGCGTTTAGCCATATTATTTCTGGCTTAGATAACATCAGTGCGGAAGAATTTAATAGTGAACAGGCTATTTTTAGTGGCTATACCGAATGGCTATATGAAAATGTGTGTGCTATCACTCTTGGTTGGGATTGGCACTGGCAATGGAAGAATGGCCAGATGCAATGCCAAGTAAAAGGTTTTCCACGTAGTAACATCCAGCTGCAAGAAGATGGTTTTGATGTTAGCCCGCGCTGTAACGATGAGTTATTGCTTCAAGCCATTGGTGATATGGTTTGGCAGGCAACTACAGCGGAAGCGATAAAGAGTCGCTACCGCAAGTCGCCAATGAGCATGGATTAA
- a CDS encoding NapC/NirT family cytochrome c — translation MTNKQQATRWQRLWAWLKKPLIIGIPIGVFILVLGLATVQGSLVLSSTNEFCFSCHLKMDTIVQEYKASSHYGDGSNIAATCADCHVPHPYFEMLKVKIAATADIYYMMLGTITKENFEQHRPALAETVWHDMQANDSANCRYCHQGDNFDLTKQPQRARLNHQQIAERGETCIDCHQGLTHKRIVIE, via the coding sequence ATGACAAATAAACAGCAGGCAACTCGGTGGCAACGGCTTTGGGCTTGGCTTAAAAAGCCGCTCATCATTGGGATCCCGATTGGCGTGTTTATTCTGGTGCTGGGTTTAGCTACGGTGCAAGGTAGCTTAGTGCTATCGAGTACCAACGAGTTTTGTTTTAGCTGCCACCTAAAAATGGATACCATTGTTCAAGAGTACAAGGCGTCAAGCCACTATGGAGACGGAAGTAATATTGCCGCCACCTGTGCAGACTGCCATGTCCCCCACCCGTACTTTGAAATGTTAAAAGTAAAAATTGCGGCTACGGCAGATATTTACTACATGATGCTTGGCACCATCACTAAAGAAAATTTTGAACAACACCGTCCGGCTTTGGCTGAAACCGTTTGGCACGACATGCAAGCCAATGATTCGGCTAATTGCCGTTATTGCCATCAGGGAGATAATTTCGATTTAACTAAGCAACCACAACGAGCCCGCCTAAACCATCAACAGATCGCGGAACGCGGGGAAACATGTATAGATTGCCATCAAGGTCTCACTCATAAGCGCATTGTAATAGAGTGA
- a CDS encoding multiheme c-type cytochrome → MDHHPRRSSRIITAILTMAAALCLVLSFSSNAEPKALVLKPFKQLSQESAECAGCHKDKNPSIYAQWGRSKHYGANVGCYECHQANPEDKDAITHEGHTIAVIVSPKDCSSCHTQEVDEFAKSHHAKAAQIIGSLDNFLAEVVEGALTFNGQSPAAVNGCWQCHGSEVKVLENGDLDPTTWPNTGIGRINPDGSLGACTACHQRHEFSMEQARRPEACGKCHLGPDHPQKEIYEESKHGINFYANVNRMNLDSAKWIVGEDYDAAPTCATCHMSATRELPVSHDVGDRISWTLRPAISEKIDAKAKAQGKEVKSWEARRADMMNVCESCHTKSMIDNFYQQFDSLVNLYNEKFARPGKDLMDVLKSEKMLTETAFDEEIEWTWFYLWHHEGRRARHGAAMQAPDYVQWHGMFEVAERFYIELVPQFLEVVEKAEHAGNTEGAEKARAILAEILERPEHAWFSGNEPEEVKKARKEAQASFKARYLSESK, encoded by the coding sequence ATGGATCATCATCCCCGTCGTTCGAGTCGTATTATTACCGCCATCCTCACTATGGCAGCAGCCTTGTGTTTGGTGTTGTCATTTAGCAGTAATGCCGAACCTAAAGCTTTGGTGTTAAAACCCTTTAAACAACTTAGCCAAGAAAGCGCTGAGTGTGCAGGCTGCCATAAAGACAAAAACCCGTCTATTTACGCCCAATGGGGACGTTCTAAACACTACGGAGCCAACGTAGGTTGTTACGAATGCCACCAAGCCAATCCCGAAGACAAAGACGCAATCACCCACGAAGGCCACACGATTGCGGTGATAGTCTCCCCTAAAGATTGCTCTAGTTGCCACACCCAAGAAGTTGATGAGTTTGCTAAAAGCCACCATGCTAAAGCGGCCCAAATCATCGGTTCTTTAGACAACTTTCTTGCAGAAGTCGTAGAAGGCGCCCTTACCTTTAATGGTCAATCACCTGCTGCAGTAAATGGCTGTTGGCAGTGTCATGGTTCAGAAGTAAAAGTATTAGAAAATGGAGATTTGGACCCAACCACTTGGCCTAATACCGGTATTGGTAGGATCAACCCAGATGGATCGTTAGGCGCATGTACCGCGTGTCACCAACGCCACGAGTTCTCCATGGAACAAGCTCGCCGACCAGAAGCTTGTGGTAAGTGTCACTTAGGCCCAGACCATCCACAAAAAGAAATCTATGAAGAGTCAAAACACGGCATTAACTTCTACGCTAATGTGAACCGTATGAACTTAGACTCCGCTAAATGGATTGTTGGTGAAGATTATGATGCGGCCCCTACTTGTGCCACGTGCCATATGTCGGCCACTCGCGAACTTCCCGTTAGTCACGATGTAGGCGACCGGATATCTTGGACATTACGCCCGGCAATTTCTGAAAAAATTGATGCAAAAGCGAAAGCCCAAGGCAAAGAAGTGAAATCTTGGGAAGCTCGTCGCGCCGATATGATGAACGTATGTGAATCTTGTCATACTAAATCAATGATCGATAACTTCTATCAGCAGTTCGACTCTTTAGTTAACTTATACAATGAGAAGTTTGCTCGTCCAGGTAAAGACCTAATGGATGTGTTGAAGAGTGAGAAAATGCTGACCGAAACCGCCTTCGATGAAGAGATAGAATGGACTTGGTTCTACTTATGGCACCATGAAGGTCGTCGTGCTCGCCACGGTGCAGCGATGCAAGCGCCAGACTACGTGCAGTGGCATGGTATGTTCGAAGTCGCAGAGCGCTTCTATATTGAATTAGTGCCTCAGTTCTTAGAAGTAGTAGAAAAAGCTGAACACGCAGGCAATACCGAAGGTGCTGAAAAAGCCCGTGCAATATTGGCAGAAATACTCGAGCGACCAGAACATGCTTGGTTTAGCGGCAATGAGCCAGAAGAGGTGAAGAAAGCCCGCAAAGAAGCGCAAGCCTCCTTTAAAGCTCGCTACTTAAGCGAAAGCAAATAG
- a CDS encoding trimeric intracellular cation channel family protein, translated as MTLDLDFHATLYQFGLIAVFVFALTGALAAAKRELDILAFVFVGIVTGIGGGTIRDLLLRTEQIFWIADPSYLSVCIVASVMTYFFAHWVIKIDRILLWMDAAGIALFAVLGTSKALSYEVAPLVAILMGVISSTLGSAIRDQMLQTKLVIFEPEIYVTACLLGSVSYVTLAYLGLSEIHNILLSSGAAFLLRILAIELDLRFPGFTLTKLQNREIRKQNNKP; from the coding sequence ATGACTCTAGATCTGGATTTTCACGCCACCCTTTACCAGTTTGGTTTAATCGCCGTTTTTGTGTTTGCGTTAACCGGAGCCCTCGCCGCCGCTAAACGCGAACTAGATATACTGGCTTTTGTATTTGTCGGCATCGTAACCGGTATTGGTGGCGGAACCATTCGAGATTTGTTGTTACGCACTGAGCAAATTTTTTGGATCGCCGACCCTAGCTATCTTAGCGTCTGTATTGTGGCCTCCGTCATGACCTATTTCTTTGCCCATTGGGTGATTAAAATTGACCGGATATTATTATGGATGGATGCCGCCGGTATCGCTTTATTTGCAGTATTGGGCACCAGTAAAGCCTTAAGCTATGAGGTGGCGCCTTTAGTGGCAATTTTAATGGGGGTGATTAGTTCTACTTTAGGTTCGGCGATCCGCGACCAAATGTTACAAACCAAGCTGGTCATTTTTGAACCTGAAATATATGTCACCGCTTGCCTACTGGGTAGCGTAAGTTATGTGACACTCGCTTATCTGGGGCTTAGTGAAATACATAATATTCTACTGTCTAGCGGGGCCGCTTTCTTGCTGAGAATATTGGCGATAGAATTAGATCTTAGATTCCCCGGCTTCACCCTAACTAAACTGCAAAACCGGGAAATTCGTAAACAAAACAACAAGCCTTAA
- the glgC gene encoding glucose-1-phosphate adenylyltransferase yields MSENRYSHVSSNRLVRRTVGLVLAGGKGTRLKELTNKVAKPAVSFGGKYRIIDFTLSNCINSGVRNIGVLTQYMAHDLIMHLQSGWQILNPALNERVSIIPAQQRTGENWYRGTADAVYQNLDIINNDSTDRVLILGGDHIYKMDYSRMINFHAENDADVTVACIRKPLSQASSFGVMGLDPEGKIVDFEEKPEHPKSDPNNPELALVSMGIYIFNIDILDKVLREGLLQPGYSHDFGHNVIPSMLKDRKVYGYVFADQGHPGRNAYWRDVGDIDEYFAANMDLVDPNPELDLYDREWPIITDQKQRPGAKFVFNDDDRRGYATDSVLSAGAVVSGARVNRSLLSLDVRIEDHSELDEVIALNGAVVGKNCKIKRAIIAEDCVVPDGTIIGFDEEEDRRRFTVSKGGVTLISCEMFD; encoded by the coding sequence ATGTCAGAAAACCGCTATTCCCATGTTTCTAGTAACAGATTAGTGAGACGTACAGTTGGGCTAGTGCTAGCCGGTGGCAAAGGCACTCGCCTTAAAGAACTCACTAACAAAGTGGCTAAACCCGCCGTATCTTTTGGTGGTAAATACCGAATCATTGATTTTACTTTATCAAACTGTATCAATTCTGGGGTGCGTAACATTGGGGTGCTAACCCAATACATGGCCCATGACTTAATTATGCACCTTCAGTCAGGCTGGCAAATTCTTAATCCTGCCCTCAATGAACGAGTATCAATCATTCCTGCACAACAGCGTACTGGCGAAAACTGGTACCGAGGCACTGCCGATGCTGTTTACCAAAACCTAGACATCATTAACAACGACAGCACTGACCGAGTGCTAATTCTCGGGGGTGACCATATCTACAAGATGGATTACTCACGGATGATCAACTTCCATGCAGAAAACGACGCAGATGTTACCGTTGCCTGTATCCGCAAACCGCTTTCTCAAGCTTCATCATTTGGGGTAATGGGTTTAGACCCTGAAGGAAAAATAGTAGATTTTGAAGAAAAACCGGAGCATCCAAAATCTGACCCTAACAACCCAGAGCTAGCCTTAGTCTCTATGGGCATCTATATTTTCAACATCGATATTCTTGATAAAGTGTTGCGCGAAGGTCTATTACAACCGGGCTACTCACATGACTTTGGTCACAATGTTATCCCTAGTATGTTAAAAGACCGCAAAGTTTACGGCTATGTATTTGCGGATCAAGGTCACCCTGGCCGCAATGCCTACTGGCGCGATGTAGGTGACATTGACGAGTACTTCGCGGCAAACATGGATTTGGTAGACCCTAATCCCGAGTTGGATTTATACGACCGAGAATGGCCGATCATTACCGATCAAAAACAACGTCCCGGGGCCAAATTTGTTTTTAATGACGATGACCGCCGCGGCTATGCTACAGATTCCGTATTATCTGCTGGCGCAGTAGTATCTGGAGCCCGAGTCAACCGCTCACTGCTATCGCTGGACGTTAGAATTGAAGACCATTCAGAATTAGATGAAGTAATAGCCCTTAACGGCGCAGTGGTTGGCAAAAACTGTAAGATAAAACGCGCCATTATCGCTGAAGATTGTGTTGTGCCCGATGGTACTATAATTGGATTCGATGAAGAGGAAGATCGTCGTCGCTTTACCGTCTCAAAAGGTGGCGTCACGTTAATTTCTTGTGAGATGTTTGACTAA
- a CDS encoding phosphoserine transaminase, producing the protein MKPQLKPNCPNFSSGPCAKRPGYQLSQLNIEALGRSHRSKIGKAQLAEAIELTHKLLDLPEGYRVGIVPGSDTGAMEMVMWSLLGPKAVDIFSWESFGKGWFTDVTKQLKLEQVNHYSSDYGLLPDMTQAKPENDCIFTWNGTTSGVAVPNGDWIDPQRSGLTICDATSAVFAMALPWEKLDVVTYSWQKALGGEGAHGVIILSPRAVQRLESYQPSWPMPKVFRLTQGGKLIEGIFKGETINTPSMLCVADYVDALQWVESLGGVSASISKSQQNLEVIKQFVDDNSWISFLAQQSDTLSNTSVCLTLDASVEQVKAIIALLDQEQVAFDIGAYRDAPAGLRIWCGATVEQEDLSRFMPWLAWAYRQVCL; encoded by the coding sequence ATGAAACCGCAGTTAAAACCCAATTGCCCAAATTTTTCTTCCGGGCCTTGTGCTAAAAGACCGGGTTATCAACTTAGCCAACTTAATATTGAGGCTTTGGGACGTTCACACCGCAGTAAAATTGGAAAGGCGCAATTAGCTGAAGCCATTGAGTTAACACATAAACTACTCGATCTCCCCGAAGGTTATCGAGTTGGTATTGTGCCAGGCTCAGATACCGGGGCAATGGAAATGGTGATGTGGTCACTATTAGGGCCAAAAGCGGTAGATATTTTTTCTTGGGAGTCGTTTGGCAAGGGCTGGTTTACCGATGTGACTAAGCAGCTTAAGTTGGAACAGGTTAATCACTACAGTAGTGATTACGGTTTGTTACCTGATATGACTCAAGCTAAGCCTGAAAATGACTGTATTTTCACTTGGAACGGCACCACATCAGGTGTGGCTGTTCCCAATGGCGATTGGATTGATCCGCAGCGCAGCGGCTTAACCATTTGTGATGCTACCTCTGCAGTATTTGCCATGGCTTTACCATGGGAGAAACTGGATGTTGTTACTTATAGCTGGCAAAAAGCCTTAGGCGGAGAAGGCGCTCACGGTGTGATCATTCTTAGCCCTCGTGCAGTGCAACGATTAGAGAGTTATCAGCCAAGTTGGCCAATGCCTAAAGTATTTAGATTAACCCAAGGAGGGAAACTCATTGAAGGTATATTCAAAGGCGAAACGATTAACACGCCGTCGATGTTATGTGTGGCGGACTATGTTGACGCCCTCCAATGGGTTGAATCGTTGGGAGGAGTCTCGGCAAGCATCAGCAAGTCTCAACAAAACCTCGAAGTCATAAAGCAGTTTGTCGATGATAACTCGTGGATTAGCTTTTTAGCTCAACAGTCTGACACCTTATCAAATACCAGTGTTTGCCTCACGTTGGATGCCAGCGTCGAACAGGTAAAAGCCATTATTGCCTTGCTTGACCAAGAGCAGGTCGCTTTTGATATTGGCGCCTATAGAGACGCGCCTGCTGGTTTGCGCATTTGGTGCGGGGCAACCGTTGAACAAGAAGATTTAAGCCGATTTATGCCATGGCTTGCGTGGGCTTATCGTCAGGTGTGTTTATAA
- a CDS encoding autoinducer binding domain-containing protein yields MEAWLEEQFCLLDTKGSSDAFFLELSKITNALGFDFCAYGLRVPYPLSAPRTEMLNNYPTIWQHTYQEKNYLEVDPTVHHGMTSQLPIVWSDQVFAHTPELMEDARAFGLEYGWAQSSRQANGTVGMLTLARSSEMLTPAELVRYRYQLLWLTQVAHHGLASRITAEKLEIPELSVRELEMLKWTADGKTAEEIATILGIAARTVNFHISQAMRKLDVVNKTAATVKAALMGLI; encoded by the coding sequence ATGGAAGCTTGGTTGGAAGAACAGTTCTGCTTACTTGATACTAAAGGTTCTAGCGACGCCTTTTTTCTCGAACTATCCAAAATAACTAATGCATTAGGTTTCGATTTCTGTGCTTATGGCTTACGCGTTCCCTACCCCTTATCTGCCCCACGAACGGAGATGCTTAATAATTACCCCACTATTTGGCAACATACCTATCAAGAAAAAAACTATTTAGAGGTCGACCCCACTGTACATCATGGTATGACGTCACAGCTGCCGATAGTTTGGAGCGACCAAGTGTTCGCTCATACTCCTGAATTGATGGAAGATGCTCGTGCGTTTGGTTTAGAATACGGTTGGGCTCAATCTTCTAGGCAAGCTAACGGGACCGTAGGTATGCTGACACTGGCGCGTTCCTCTGAAATGCTCACGCCCGCGGAACTAGTCCGCTATCGATATCAATTATTGTGGTTAACTCAAGTGGCTCATCATGGACTAGCCTCGAGAATTACCGCTGAAAAACTAGAGATACCTGAATTAAGTGTTCGTGAATTAGAGATGCTGAAATGGACCGCCGACGGTAAAACAGCCGAAGAAATTGCAACAATATTGGGCATTGCCGCCCGCACGGTGAACTTTCATATTAGTCAAGCCATGCGCAAGTTAGACGTAGTCAACAAAACAGCAGCTACAGTTAAGGCTGCGTTAATGGGTCTAATTTAG
- a CDS encoding DUF6942 family protein encodes MKIGSKKPQVVLYLNGDKPTLPNDYQHLRGAELSQAILLSNNNNWRKILTLFAKLTAPDDDWRSYLHRHLLAEQQISFNQELLATASKHIIAGKSNWQRFGAYFQEDSAIHQRKRIYFSNNRLFTPYLDYRQFPNNLVADCRQLLYPH; translated from the coding sequence ATGAAAATAGGCAGTAAAAAACCTCAGGTAGTATTGTATTTAAACGGTGACAAGCCGACGCTACCGAATGACTATCAGCATTTAAGAGGGGCTGAATTAAGCCAAGCAATATTACTTAGCAATAATAATAATTGGCGAAAAATCCTCACTCTATTCGCTAAATTAACAGCCCCAGATGATGACTGGAGAAGCTACCTGCATAGGCACTTATTAGCGGAACAACAGATTAGTTTTAACCAAGAATTACTAGCGACAGCCAGTAAACACATCATCGCAGGAAAGAGTAATTGGCAACGATTTGGCGCATACTTCCAAGAAGACAGTGCAATACATCAAAGAAAAAGGATTTATTTTTCAAATAACCGACTTTTTACGCCTTACCTAGATTACCGACAATTTCCAAATAATTTAGTCGCTGATTGCCGGCAGTTACTGTACCCACACTGA
- a CDS encoding acyl-homoserine-lactone synthase: MDFINGVADQLTSSTFQHLNHYRHKVFVEMLGWELDTPNGIEQDQFDRDDTVYVIGKNTQNNISGCARLLPTTQPYLLEEVFPELLNGLACPKRTDIWELSRFAAVDFDNPNQAPTQMMSSEALALLTASIECAKRHGAKRLISVSPLGIERMLRNAGFRYHRAGPPKVVNGYALFACYIDIT, from the coding sequence ATGGACTTTATTAACGGCGTTGCAGACCAACTTACCAGCTCAACATTTCAGCACCTAAATCACTACCGTCATAAAGTGTTTGTGGAGATGCTAGGCTGGGAATTAGACACCCCTAACGGTATCGAGCAAGATCAATTTGACCGCGACGACACAGTTTACGTGATAGGTAAAAATACCCAAAACAACATTAGTGGTTGCGCACGATTACTCCCCACTACCCAACCCTATTTACTCGAAGAAGTATTTCCGGAGTTATTAAATGGCTTAGCATGCCCAAAACGAACAGACATTTGGGAATTGTCGCGATTTGCCGCCGTCGATTTCGACAACCCCAATCAAGCACCTACTCAAATGATGTCAAGTGAAGCGCTGGCATTGTTAACGGCCTCGATAGAATGCGCCAAACGACACGGTGCCAAACGCTTAATTTCGGTATCGCCATTGGGGATAGAACGAATGCTGCGTAATGCTGGCTTTCGTTACCATCGTGCAGGCCCGCCTAAAGTAGTAAACGGTTATGCCTTATTTGCCTGTTACATTGATATAACTTAA